A single Anatilimnocola floriformis DNA region contains:
- a CDS encoding SIR2 family NAD-dependent protein deacylase — MSIDLEAALDRAAAAIRGASALLIGAGAGMGVDSGLPDFRGDAGFWKAYPPFRGRAFAEMSTPHWFRSDPELAWGFFGHRWNLYSSTPPHAGFAILRQWGEKLPHGYFVFTSNVDGHFQRAGFAEERVLERHGSIHYLQCAEGCSPEIWPAGELQIAVDMATIRTSSSLPRCPNCQSLARPNILMFNDYDWLTERCERQYSRYQGWLGEVEGKNIVAIEFGAGLAIPTVRHECEQRATTLIRVNPREAEIPSCVNGVSLPMSGLEAIQQIAARLTGLF; from the coding sequence ATGAGCATTGATCTTGAAGCTGCTCTCGATCGCGCCGCGGCAGCCATCCGCGGCGCGTCTGCGTTACTGATCGGCGCTGGCGCCGGCATGGGCGTCGATAGCGGCTTGCCCGACTTTCGCGGCGATGCCGGTTTTTGGAAAGCGTATCCGCCGTTCCGTGGCCGGGCATTTGCGGAGATGTCGACGCCGCATTGGTTCCGCTCTGATCCGGAACTCGCTTGGGGCTTTTTCGGCCATCGGTGGAATCTCTACAGCAGCACGCCGCCGCACGCTGGGTTTGCGATCTTGCGACAGTGGGGTGAGAAGCTGCCGCATGGTTATTTCGTTTTCACGAGCAATGTCGACGGCCATTTTCAGCGCGCGGGATTCGCGGAAGAGCGCGTGCTGGAGCGACATGGCTCGATTCATTATTTACAGTGTGCCGAAGGATGCTCGCCTGAGATTTGGCCGGCCGGTGAATTGCAAATCGCTGTCGACATGGCAACGATTCGGACGAGTTCGTCGTTGCCCCGCTGCCCAAATTGCCAGAGTCTCGCGCGACCGAACATCCTGATGTTCAACGACTACGATTGGCTCACCGAGCGCTGCGAAAGGCAATACAGTCGCTATCAGGGTTGGCTGGGTGAGGTCGAAGGCAAGAACATTGTCGCCATCGAATTCGGCGCCGGCCTGGCCATTCCCACCGTTCGTCATGAATGCGAACAACGAGCAACAACGCTGATTCGCGTGAACCCGCGCGAAGCGGAGATTCCGTCCTGCGTGAACGGCGTAAGCTTGCCCATGAGCGGACTCGAAGCCATTCAACAAATCGCCGCGCGACTCACTGGTTTGTTTTAA
- a CDS encoding DUF4190 domain-containing protein: MSPIYGDEAEIAPYRALSRSAVVSVVLTVISLLGYLFEPMLVVAVAAFAMGLVALQSIRRYPLEYTGRELAMAGTLLSGVIFVTGATMHTYTYLTEVPDGYKRISFGELQPHTFNEPDKAIPSRALELSGEKVFVKGYTHKSFDSLGKVDHFILVPDLGECCFGDKVTKPTHMIEVKIVNPHEKVRYSLRRIRLMGKFVATEQPDDPFGVGLVYYHLEADKVK; this comes from the coding sequence ATGTCGCCCATTTACGGTGACGAAGCTGAAATTGCCCCCTACCGCGCGCTGAGCCGGAGTGCGGTCGTTTCGGTGGTCCTCACCGTCATCTCGCTGCTGGGCTATCTCTTCGAGCCGATGCTGGTCGTCGCTGTCGCCGCATTTGCGATGGGCCTCGTTGCGCTGCAATCGATTCGCCGCTATCCACTCGAGTACACCGGCCGTGAACTGGCCATGGCAGGCACGCTGCTCAGCGGTGTGATCTTTGTCACCGGCGCGACCATGCACACTTACACCTACCTCACCGAAGTGCCGGACGGTTACAAGCGGATTTCGTTCGGCGAACTGCAGCCCCACACTTTCAATGAGCCTGACAAAGCGATCCCTTCGCGTGCGCTTGAGCTCAGCGGCGAAAAGGTCTTCGTCAAAGGCTACACCCACAAGTCATTCGACAGCCTGGGAAAGGTGGATCACTTCATCCTGGTGCCCGATCTGGGCGAATGCTGCTTTGGCGACAAAGTGACCAAGCCGACGCACATGATCGAAGTGAAGATCGTGAACCCGCACGAAAAGGTCCGCTACTCCCTGCGGCGAATCCGCCTGATGGGCAAGTTCGTCGCCACCGAACAACCCGACGATCCCTTCGGCGTGGGCCTGGTCTATTACCACCTGGAAGCCGACAAGGTGAAGTAA
- a CDS encoding carboxymuconolactone decarboxylase family protein — protein sequence MSKTRSASSQARSATVRLADEQGANGKVRQIFDDIKKTKGLDFVPNFWRALASSPDHLEMVWQRLKQLMHPEACGRTSKLDAKTREIIALAVSATNGCSYCVNSHTAALRKAGVDSEMLGEVLAITALFNSTNALADGYQIEPDVLPPLE from the coding sequence ATGTCCAAGACTCGCTCCGCATCTTCGCAAGCTCGCTCTGCCACCGTTCGGCTCGCCGATGAGCAAGGCGCCAACGGCAAGGTGCGGCAGATTTTTGACGACATCAAAAAGACCAAGGGGCTCGACTTCGTTCCCAACTTCTGGCGGGCCCTGGCTTCGTCGCCCGATCATTTGGAAATGGTCTGGCAGCGGCTGAAACAGCTGATGCATCCCGAAGCCTGCGGCCGCACGAGCAAGCTCGACGCCAAGACGCGTGAGATCATCGCTCTCGCCGTCTCGGCGACCAATGGCTGCTCGTACTGCGTCAACTCACACACGGCTGCTCTGCGCAAAGCGGGCGTCGATAGCGAAATGCTCGGCGAAGTGCTGGCCATCACCGCGCTCTTCAATAGCACCAATGCGCTCGCCGATGGGTATCAAATTGAACCCGATGTGCTGCCGCCGTTGGAATAG
- a CDS encoding Uma2 family endonuclease yields the protein MSIDITTRTPETVADLLADLGDIPPSRILLHPAPGTATEEDVLRLEAAPQKRLCELIDGVLVEKAMGFAESLLAAFLINYLWLFVKPRKLGVVLSSDGMLRVLPAQIRIPDVCFISWDRLPGRKIPKAQVPRLAPDLAIEVLSPGNTKKEMERKRTDYFAAGVLECWEVLIPTREIIQYQADGSITRFDETATISTSVLPGFELPVATLFAELDETG from the coding sequence ATGTCAATCGACATCACCACCAGGACACCGGAGACGGTGGCCGATCTGCTGGCCGACCTCGGTGATATTCCGCCGAGCCGGATTCTATTGCATCCCGCGCCGGGGACTGCCACCGAAGAGGATGTGCTGCGCCTCGAAGCCGCTCCGCAGAAGCGCTTGTGTGAACTCATCGACGGCGTGCTGGTGGAGAAAGCCATGGGGTTTGCGGAATCGCTGCTGGCGGCGTTTTTGATCAATTACCTGTGGCTGTTCGTGAAGCCGCGAAAACTTGGTGTAGTCCTGAGTTCCGATGGAATGCTGCGAGTTCTGCCAGCGCAGATTCGCATTCCCGATGTTTGTTTTATTTCCTGGGATCGGCTGCCGGGGCGCAAGATTCCAAAAGCTCAGGTGCCGCGGCTGGCTCCCGATCTGGCGATCGAAGTTCTCAGTCCTGGGAACACCAAAAAAGAGATGGAGCGGAAACGCACCGACTACTTTGCCGCCGGCGTGTTGGAATGCTGGGAAGTGCTGATTCCCACGCGCGAGATCATTCAGTATCAAGCCGATGGCAGCATCACACGGTTTGACGAAACGGCCACCATCTCGACTTCGGTACTGCCTGGATTCGAGCTGCCGGTCGCGACACTTTTCGCGGAGCTGGATGAGACCGGTTAA
- a CDS encoding outer membrane protein assembly factor BamB family protein — protein MRYLLLLVAVVGCGPVANEMSPPVKIAATVPITPVALERATSDWPQWMGPTRDGVWNETGLVDKFPENGLPVLWRTKIGGGYGGPAVAGGRVYVMDYLRKDGDLKNDPGSRNELKGTERVLCLDAQSGAILWKHEYDCPYAISYANGPRCTPTVHDGNVYALGAEGNLNCLDAAKGTVIWSKSFQKDYQAPSPIWGFSSHPLVDGNKLICLVGGKGSVVVAFDKDTGKELWKALDAPHAGYAPANIITAGGKRQLIVWHPESLNSLNPETGEVYWTEPLVPQYEMSVSAPVKHGDYLYVSGIGDVGGVWKLDRDKPGISEVWIGDNKTAVYTCNSTPLIENGVVFGFDCRGGQLRGVDLLNGKRLWESLVPISATRRTNHGTGFIVKNGDHYYLFGEQGDLVIAKLNREGFEELSRFHVIKPTSEAFGREVVWSHPAFANKCLFARNDEEIVCVSLAR, from the coding sequence ATGCGCTATTTGCTGTTGCTCGTCGCGGTGGTTGGTTGTGGTCCGGTCGCCAACGAAATGTCGCCGCCGGTAAAGATCGCGGCCACCGTGCCGATCACTCCCGTCGCGCTCGAGCGGGCCACCAGCGATTGGCCGCAGTGGATGGGGCCGACGCGCGACGGCGTGTGGAATGAAACGGGGCTGGTCGACAAGTTTCCCGAGAACGGCTTGCCCGTGCTGTGGCGAACAAAAATCGGCGGCGGCTACGGCGGGCCTGCCGTGGCTGGCGGCCGTGTGTATGTCATGGATTATCTGCGGAAGGACGGCGATCTGAAAAATGATCCCGGCTCGCGCAATGAATTGAAGGGAACTGAGCGAGTTCTTTGTCTCGACGCGCAGAGCGGCGCGATCCTTTGGAAGCACGAATACGATTGTCCGTACGCCATCTCCTATGCCAACGGCCCGCGCTGTACGCCCACCGTACATGACGGGAATGTCTATGCTCTCGGCGCCGAAGGAAATTTGAATTGCCTTGATGCCGCGAAAGGAACGGTCATCTGGTCGAAGAGTTTTCAAAAGGACTATCAAGCGCCGTCGCCGATCTGGGGTTTCTCGAGTCATCCGCTCGTCGACGGCAACAAGCTGATCTGCCTCGTCGGCGGCAAAGGCTCGGTCGTGGTGGCCTTCGATAAAGACACCGGCAAGGAGTTGTGGAAAGCGCTCGACGCGCCGCACGCCGGTTATGCACCGGCCAACATCATCACGGCGGGGGGCAAGCGGCAACTTATTGTGTGGCATCCCGAGTCGCTCAATAGTTTGAATCCGGAAACCGGCGAAGTTTATTGGACCGAGCCACTCGTGCCACAGTACGAAATGTCGGTCTCGGCGCCGGTGAAGCACGGCGACTATCTGTATGTGAGCGGCATCGGCGATGTCGGCGGCGTGTGGAAACTCGACCGCGACAAGCCAGGCATCAGCGAAGTTTGGATCGGCGACAACAAGACCGCCGTCTACACCTGCAACAGCACGCCGCTGATCGAAAACGGCGTCGTGTTTGGCTTCGATTGCCGTGGCGGCCAGTTGCGCGGCGTCGATCTCCTTAACGGCAAACGTTTGTGGGAATCGCTCGTGCCGATCTCTGCAACTCGGCGTACCAACCACGGCACCGGTTTCATCGTGAAAAACGGCGACCACTATTACCTCTTCGGCGAACAAGGCGATCTCGTCATTGCGAAACTCAATCGCGAAGGGTTTGAAGAGCTCAGCCGATTTCATGTGATCAAACCCACGTCGGAAGCCTTCGGCCGCGAAGTGGTTTGGAGCCATCCGGCGTTCGCCAACAAATGCCTGTTCGCGCGGAACGATGAAGAGATCGTGTGTGTGTCGTTGGCGCGGTAG
- a CDS encoding methylated-DNA--[protein]-cysteine S-methyltransferase has protein sequence MPQLKSLRRQKSARRKSTPHKAVVSEYQCAVFDSEVGWIVVEWQGDKITLISFGHDSPAAAAQRSQAEPVDGSETPTWVARFIAKLKKFAVGKVVDWSDAPLDFGAQSAFQKKVQRAVLRIPRGEIRSYGEIAAAAGSPGAARAVGSVMRMNRFPLVIPCHRVVASGGKVGGYSCPSGIEMKEKLLALEGVTLK, from the coding sequence ATGCCGCAACTCAAATCGCTTCGCCGTCAGAAATCTGCTCGCCGCAAATCGACACCTCATAAGGCGGTGGTTAGTGAGTACCAGTGCGCGGTGTTCGATTCCGAGGTCGGCTGGATTGTGGTGGAGTGGCAAGGCGACAAGATTACCCTGATTTCGTTCGGCCATGATTCGCCCGCCGCCGCGGCGCAACGTTCACAGGCCGAGCCCGTCGATGGGTCTGAGACTCCAACTTGGGTCGCCCGGTTTATTGCGAAGCTGAAAAAATTCGCCGTCGGCAAAGTGGTCGATTGGAGCGACGCGCCGCTCGACTTCGGCGCGCAATCGGCTTTTCAAAAGAAGGTGCAACGGGCGGTCCTGCGCATCCCCCGTGGCGAGATCCGCAGCTATGGCGAAATCGCCGCCGCGGCTGGTTCGCCCGGCGCCGCCCGCGCGGTCGGCAGCGTGATGCGCATGAACCGCTTTCCGTTGGTCATCCCTTGCCATCGCGTGGTCGCCTCCGGCGGCAAGGTGGGCGGATATTCCTGCCCCTCGGGCATCGAGATGAAAGAGAAGCTGCTCGCGCTCGAAGGAGTTACGCTGAAGTAG
- a CDS encoding Gfo/Idh/MocA family oxidoreductase — translation MSDATNSTPSRRTFLKSTGTVAAATALAGVMVPKVHAQGSDTVQVALVGCGGRGTGAAADALGVKSAPIKLVAMADVFENRLKQSYDSLKRQNKDTVDVPDDRKFIGFDGYKHAIDALKPGDIAIFATPVAFRWVHFQYAIEKGVNVFMEKPITVDGPSTRKMLELGELSVKKNLKVGVGLMCRHCKARGELFDRIQGGELGDIIALRCYRMHPPVGTAFSDKKPDNIGELEYQIQRFHSFLWASGGLYSDFYIHNIDECCWMKNAWPVKAQASGGRNYRGDKIDQNFDSYSVEYTFADGSKMFLSGRTIPGCHEEFASYAHGSKGIGVISQASHSPARCKIYNGQNMTKENLLWSFPQPEPNPYKLEWEHLVDAVRNDKPYNEVKRGAEASLVTSMGRMAAHTGQIVTYDEILNSTHEFAPNVDKLVLGGEAPIKADKDGKYPIPMPGILKDREYA, via the coding sequence ATGAGTGACGCGACCAATTCAACTCCCTCTCGCCGCACGTTTCTGAAAAGCACCGGCACGGTTGCTGCCGCTACGGCGCTCGCGGGCGTGATGGTTCCCAAGGTGCACGCGCAAGGGAGCGACACCGTGCAAGTCGCCCTTGTCGGCTGCGGCGGCCGCGGCACTGGTGCTGCCGCGGACGCGTTGGGCGTGAAGAGTGCGCCGATCAAGCTCGTCGCGATGGCCGATGTTTTTGAGAATCGCCTGAAGCAGAGCTACGACAGCCTGAAGCGGCAGAATAAGGACACCGTCGATGTTCCCGATGATCGCAAGTTCATCGGCTTCGATGGTTACAAGCACGCGATCGACGCGCTCAAGCCGGGTGACATCGCGATCTTCGCCACTCCCGTCGCATTTCGCTGGGTCCATTTTCAATACGCAATCGAAAAGGGTGTAAACGTCTTCATGGAGAAGCCGATCACCGTCGATGGCCCGAGCACGCGAAAAATGCTGGAGCTCGGCGAGCTGTCGGTGAAGAAAAACCTCAAGGTGGGTGTGGGCTTGATGTGCCGCCACTGCAAAGCCCGCGGCGAACTCTTCGACCGCATTCAAGGCGGCGAACTCGGCGACATCATTGCCCTGCGTTGCTACCGCATGCATCCGCCAGTGGGTACCGCCTTCAGCGATAAGAAGCCCGACAATATTGGCGAATTGGAATACCAGATCCAGCGGTTCCACAGCTTCCTCTGGGCCAGCGGCGGTCTCTACAGCGACTTCTACATTCACAACATTGATGAATGCTGCTGGATGAAGAACGCCTGGCCGGTGAAGGCGCAAGCCAGCGGCGGCCGCAACTATCGCGGTGATAAGATCGATCAGAATTTCGACAGCTACTCGGTCGAATACACGTTCGCCGACGGCTCGAAGATGTTCCTCAGCGGCCGGACGATTCCTGGTTGCCACGAAGAATTTGCCAGCTACGCCCACGGCAGCAAGGGGATCGGCGTGATCTCGCAAGCCAGCCATTCGCCGGCTCGCTGCAAGATCTACAACGGTCAGAACATGACGAAGGAAAATCTCCTGTGGTCGTTCCCGCAGCCTGAGCCAAATCCCTACAAGCTCGAATGGGAACATCTCGTCGACGCGGTTCGCAACGACAAGCCCTACAACGAAGTGAAACGCGGCGCCGAAGCGAGCCTGGTCACATCAATGGGTCGCATGGCTGCTCACACCGGCCAGATTGTGACCTACGACGAAATCCTCAACAGCACGCATGAATTCGCGCCCAACGTCGACAAGCTCGTGCTCGGTGGCGAAGCCCCCATCAAGGCCGACAAGGACGGCAAGTATCCGATTCCGATGCCGGGTATTTTGAAGGACCGCGAATACGCGTGA
- a CDS encoding kelch repeat-containing protein yields MKYCVAGIVFGLLCCSFAVAQEPPSLKDLPTNTWVKLTPLKNTPPSPRLGYEGACVWDSVHQRLIRYGGHNQGGGGEQNSEMWSFDPLTAKWQLHEPNLQPPGICCGQQNVFDPIRGQYIRFPAFSASHGWQWLREVYLNNASIWTFDLPTNRWRMIRPLPTAHPSPLRCASWDREHQVVVLFGGEGNSEGTQVYDPQTNEWIAMKPKQQPEFRSGGSMAYDDQVRQHVLFGSQFNDDKRTWVYDLRENTWRDMQPPEMPPTNKNDAVLTYDAAAGTVLAIIKETVGEDEKAKHQLSTWSYDLAANRWKKLEPASEPDPTGSRARQLMFAPELGVALLENRPSNSSGVAEQQIWAYRTATPDLGKHKSATQFAELKVSTKRDAAHLSWKMVGDRQPARFSIHRGQADRPWKLRWQEVGQVDGNQRAFIDPSVKTGERYFYYLTALLTNSIVDSVSIRVATQPPIADELSVSVLSPQEVQLEWSMPGKESSDIVGYHIERAPVEVLSDDQLKKLKSQTPPLESPSVGMIRRVGPFERLTKEPMLSAKFSDKTIDLNKPTSVEGEPLDQRKVSTEDLDLSGRPYRFGVYAYRVRAVNVLGVEGGASSAVLTIPSAPQFLFSKEDGAKCHLKWQASSEQQLQGYRVYRMDGRYAKDAIPRLTDKPIKELTFTDEEAGKATRRYHVVAVDAIGQEGFPSSPVWFEREWKEFYKPFTGEWHQ; encoded by the coding sequence ATGAAATACTGCGTCGCTGGAATCGTTTTTGGGCTCCTCTGCTGCTCGTTTGCTGTCGCCCAGGAACCACCGTCGCTGAAAGATCTTCCAACAAACACTTGGGTCAAACTCACGCCGCTAAAAAACACGCCGCCGTCGCCGCGGCTTGGCTATGAAGGAGCCTGCGTTTGGGATTCCGTGCATCAGCGCTTGATTCGATATGGCGGTCACAATCAGGGTGGCGGCGGCGAACAGAACTCGGAGATGTGGTCGTTCGATCCGCTGACGGCTAAGTGGCAGTTGCACGAGCCGAACTTGCAGCCGCCGGGAATTTGCTGCGGGCAGCAGAATGTGTTTGATCCGATTCGCGGGCAGTACATTCGATTTCCCGCGTTCAGCGCGAGCCACGGCTGGCAATGGCTGCGCGAGGTGTATCTCAACAACGCTTCGATTTGGACATTCGACTTGCCGACGAATCGGTGGCGAATGATCAGGCCGTTGCCCACGGCTCATCCATCGCCGCTGCGGTGCGCGAGTTGGGATCGCGAGCATCAGGTCGTGGTCCTATTTGGCGGCGAGGGAAACAGCGAAGGGACGCAGGTCTACGATCCGCAAACCAACGAATGGATCGCCATGAAGCCGAAGCAACAGCCCGAGTTTCGCAGCGGCGGCAGCATGGCGTACGACGATCAAGTCCGGCAGCATGTGCTGTTTGGTTCGCAGTTCAACGACGACAAGCGCACCTGGGTGTACGATCTGCGCGAGAACACCTGGCGCGACATGCAGCCGCCCGAAATGCCGCCCACGAATAAGAACGACGCAGTGCTGACCTACGATGCAGCGGCTGGCACCGTGCTGGCGATCATCAAGGAAACGGTCGGCGAAGATGAGAAAGCGAAGCACCAACTGTCGACTTGGAGTTATGACCTCGCGGCCAATCGTTGGAAGAAACTCGAACCCGCCAGTGAGCCCGATCCGACCGGCAGTCGCGCACGGCAATTAATGTTTGCGCCGGAACTCGGTGTGGCGCTGCTAGAAAACCGGCCGAGCAATTCCAGTGGTGTGGCCGAACAGCAGATCTGGGCCTATCGCACGGCAACGCCTGATCTGGGCAAGCACAAATCGGCGACGCAATTCGCCGAACTTAAAGTGTCGACCAAACGGGACGCGGCACACTTGAGTTGGAAAATGGTCGGCGATCGCCAGCCGGCGCGGTTCTCGATTCATCGCGGTCAGGCCGATCGACCTTGGAAGTTGCGCTGGCAAGAAGTGGGTCAGGTCGACGGCAACCAGCGAGCCTTCATCGATCCATCCGTGAAAACGGGCGAGCGCTACTTCTATTACCTGACCGCGCTGCTGACCAACTCAATTGTCGACTCAGTGAGTATTCGCGTCGCGACTCAGCCGCCGATTGCTGACGAGTTATCTGTCTCGGTTCTATCGCCGCAAGAAGTGCAACTCGAATGGTCGATGCCGGGGAAGGAGAGCAGCGACATTGTGGGTTATCATATCGAGCGAGCGCCCGTCGAAGTGCTCAGCGATGATCAGCTGAAGAAACTGAAGTCGCAAACACCGCCGCTCGAATCACCAAGCGTCGGCATGATTCGCCGCGTGGGTCCGTTCGAACGGTTGACGAAAGAGCCGATGCTCAGCGCTAAGTTCAGCGACAAGACCATCGATTTGAACAAGCCGACGAGCGTCGAAGGTGAGCCGCTCGATCAACGCAAAGTGTCGACTGAAGACCTCGATCTCAGCGGCAGGCCGTATCGCTTTGGCGTGTATGCCTATCGCGTGCGAGCGGTGAACGTGCTGGGTGTCGAAGGAGGAGCATCTTCGGCAGTACTAACCATTCCATCGGCGCCGCAGTTTCTCTTTTCGAAAGAAGACGGCGCCAAGTGTCACTTGAAATGGCAAGCCAGCAGCGAACAGCAATTGCAGGGCTATCGCGTGTACCGAATGGATGGCCGGTATGCGAAGGATGCGATCCCGCGTTTGACCGACAAGCCGATCAAGGAACTCACGTTCACCGATGAAGAAGCCGGCAAGGCGACGCGGCGGTATCATGTCGTCGCCGTGGATGCGATCGGCCAGGAGGGTTTCCCAAGCAGCCCGGTGTGGTTCGAGCGCGAGTGGAAAGAGTTTTACAAACCATTCACCGGCGAATGGCATCAGTAG